In the genome of Pseudomonas sp. Teo4, the window CGCATACCTGTTGCGGCGGCCATTACCGTGCTGGAAGAGTCGGCGCGCCTGAGCGGCTGCGAAACCTTCGGCCTGCGCATGGCCGAGTTGCGCCAGTTATCTGACTTTGGCGAGGTGAGTTTGCTGCTGAGCCACCAACGCACCTTGCGCGATGCGTTGCAGGTGATCGTGCAGTACCGTCACCTGCTGAACAATGCGTTGGCGATTCATATCGAAGAGTCGAGCAAGACGGTGATCATTCGCCAGGAGGTGATCCTCGACCAGCCCATGCACAGCCGTCAGGCGATCGAGCTGGCGATTGGTGTGATGCACCGGTTCTGTTCGGCGTTGCTGGGGGCGCACTGGCACCCGATCAGCGCCAACTTCACCCATGCGGCGCCGGCGGACTTGGCGATTCACAGGCGGATCTTCGGCTGCAAGCTGGAGTTCAACAGTGACTTCAACGGTATCGTCTGCCCTTCGGCTGACCTTGACGCGGCCAACCCGCTGGCCAACGAGGCCATGGCGCGGATTGCCCAACGGTATCTGGATACGCTGCACAGCCAGGGCAATCTGCCGTTGGTGCTTGAGGTGCGCAAGGCGATCTTTCTGCTGATGCCGATGGGGCGGGCGACCATCGAGCACATTGCCCAGACGCAGGGGATGAACGTACGGACGTTGCAGCGGCGGCTGGAAGAAGGTGGGGTGACGTTCAGTGACCTGATCAATGGTGTGCGGCGGGACTTGGTGTTGCGGTATCTGGAAAGTCCTGGGTACTCGTTGGGGCGGATTGCCGACATGCTGGGGTATTCGATGCCCAGTTCGTTTACCCGGTGGTTCATCAACCAGTTTGGTCAGCCGCCGGCGAGTTGGCGTGCGCAGCACGCGAAAGCGCTGTCGTAAGCGCAACACTGTTCTGCCTGCCTGCCTGCCTGCTCTGCTCTGTTTTTGATCTTGCTCCTAAGCGCGCGATAGTCCAGGCGCCACAAACTGCGACTTCAGGAGGCCGAGTGGAGGTCTTGCGGAGGGAGGTGACGGGCATGGACGCCCGTCAAGCGCTGCGGCCCAGGATGGGCCGTACAGCGCGGTCCTCCCGGGAGCAAGACCGGAGCGAGGGAACCCCGGAGCGTAGCGTAGGGGCCGGATGTAGGAGCCAGACTTTTTTGGTTACTTTTTGGGGCGTTTGCCAAAAAGTGACCCGCTGTAAGAGCGGAAAGGTGATTAAGCGTCACCTTGGCAAATGGATATGCTCACCAACTTTAAAACCCACTAAAAACCAAACGGCGGCATTTAAACAGTGTGAATATCCATTTGCCATGGAGGCGCTCATTCACCTTTTCGCCTTTACGGCGACCTACTTTTGCTCTTGGGCAAAAGTAGGCAAAAACCGCTCGCTCCTACATCCGGCCCCTACGCTGCGCTCCGGGGTCCCCTCGCTCCGGTCTTGCTCCCGGGAGGACCGCGCTGTACGGCCCATCCTGGGCCGCAGCGCTTGACGGGCATCCATGCCCGTCACCTCCCTCCGCAAGACCTCCACTCGGCCTACTGACGTCGCAATTTGTGGCGCCTGAACTAGCGCGCACTAGAAGCAAAAGCAAACACAAGAGCAAGAGCGAGCGCGGAGCTGAGCCTGTTAATTAACTGCTGGTCAGGGGAGTACGATAAATACTTGATCGCCCCTCTCTCAACTTGATAGCAACCCACTTTGATTGCCGTCGAGTTAAGCAAATACCCCGTCTCCAGATTGAACCGCAAACCATGCGCCCGACACTGGATCACACGCCCTTGCAACTGCCCACCACACAATGACGCCCCCTGATGCGGACA includes:
- a CDS encoding AraC family transcriptional regulator, which produces MTVLARAASLTNFLEVTRHLGLNGHGLLAQAGLSASLLDAPDQRIPVAAAITVLEESARLSGCETFGLRMAELRQLSDFGEVSLLLSHQRTLRDALQVIVQYRHLLNNALAIHIEESSKTVIIRQEVILDQPMHSRQAIELAIGVMHRFCSALLGAHWHPISANFTHAAPADLAIHRRIFGCKLEFNSDFNGIVCPSADLDAANPLANEAMARIAQRYLDTLHSQGNLPLVLEVRKAIFLLMPMGRATIEHIAQTQGMNVRTLQRRLEEGGVTFSDLINGVRRDLVLRYLESPGYSLGRIADMLGYSMPSSFTRWFINQFGQPPASWRAQHAKALS
- a CDS encoding Rieske (2Fe-2S) protein codes for the protein MMRRVAVPAEKLPSCGGRALFEFEDKSLALFNIDGRLHAIDDGCPHQGASLCGGQLQGRVIQCRAHGLRFNLETGYLLNSTAIKVGCYQVERGAIKYLSYSPDQQLINRLSSALALALVFAFASSAR